A DNA window from Drosophila sechellia strain sech25 chromosome X, ASM438219v1, whole genome shotgun sequence contains the following coding sequences:
- the LOC6612205 gene encoding coronin-7 isoform X2, whose amino-acid sequence MAWRFKASKYKNAAPIVPKAEACVREICVGSYQTYGNNIAASGAFMAFNWEHTGSSVAVLPLDDCGRKSKTMPLLHGHTDTVTDLKFSPFHDGLLATASQDCLVKIWHIPEKGLEQSLSDPEAIFSHKQRRVETVGFHPTADGLMYSTAAGCVALFDLSTQKEIFSNNEHPEVIQSASWREDGSVLATSCKDKNVRIFDPRAAGSPIQLTAESHQSIKDSRVVWLGNQHRILTTGFDAARLRQVIIRDVRNFNTPEKTLELDCSTGILMPLFDPDTNMLFLAGKGDTTINYLEITDKDPYLIEGLRHTGEQTKGACLVPKRALKVMEAEVNRVLQLTSNMVIPIMYQVPRKTYRDFHADLYPETTGYKTELVAGEWLNGSNQAVPKMSLDPAKREHGDEPIIIHRGNLSDFVKNLENQRAKSNTTGKPNQQAKRNDNEHFVMLNKGNNFEEKNGNDNSNESNGKKSTPSQSQPDGECSELIRKFEAKYKVDSEKEKAHAYAQSHEDDKESPTEHEHSTGSSEEVSSSGGLDNHSASGSHSPPKPMPRTSRNNSLPEASDSAGESSSTNTPRPRPRTTAASAYKPRLGPKPFSSTTGDVSFDKVFAVPLAPGSHENISNVGQDSGVEMTPAQGAKPDLIVEIEIKKKHEREPVVSGNGVQKSLTTSERRKIFEQNSESSENSTEGEDRTDADLRRNCTSRSSFAERRRIYENRSKSQVDEKPQSPVPLRREHSKVEPLKPNQQQQQGNVVDTKRISVPEGKLMEEHRRGNGAGLKKSATEAAFSAASTKRTSTVFGKVSKFRHLKGTPGHKSTHIENLRNLSRQIPGECNGFHANQERVAVPLSGPGGKIAIFELSRPGRLPDGVIPSLVNGSNIMDFQWDPFDAQRLAVACDDGIVKIWHIEAGGLSEPTNTPAGELTAHLDKIYFIRFHPLAADVLLTASYDMTIKLWDLRTMTEKCSLSGHTDQIFDFAWSPCGRLGATVCKDGKIRVYNPRKSETPIREGNGPVGTRGARITWALDGHYIVCTGFDKVSERQISVYNAQKLSAPLNTASLDVSPSILIPFYDEDSSTLFVTGKGDSTIYCYEITDEEPYICPLSHHRCTSLHQGLSFLTKNHCDVASVEFSKAYRLTNTTIEPLSFTVPRIKSELFQDDLFPPTRITWSATLSSEDWFASNDKAAPKVTLKPEGMETLSSIQQVPAQPVKKPDHPQFGGQKSEYEINKQQEIQKSVSARMEFTTKLEQDDMEGVDENEWQE is encoded by the exons ATGGCCTGGCGATTCAAGGCTTCCAAGTACAAAAATGCCGCACCCATTGTGCCCAAGGCTGAGGCATGCGTCCGCGAGATCTGCGTGGGCAGCTACCAGACGTACGGTAACAACATCGCCGCCTCCGGTGCCTTCATGGCCTTCAACTGGGAGCACACCGGCTCCAGCGTCGCTGTCCTCCCGCTGGACGACTGCGGCCGGAAGAGCAAGACCATGCCGCTGCTCCATGGGCACACGGACACAGTGACGGACCTCAAGTTCTCCCCGTTTCACGACGGGCTGCTGGCCACCGCCTCGCAGGATTGCCTG GTCAAGATCTGGCACATACCGGAAAAGGGTCTGGAGCAGTCGCTTTCCGATCCGGAGGCCATCTTCTCACACAAGCAGAGACGCGTAGAGACAGTGGGCTTTCATCCAACAGCAGATGGCTTAATGTACTCCACAGCCGCCGGCTGTGTGGCTCTCTTTGATCTCAGCACTCAAAAGGAGATATTCT CGAACAATGAGCACCCCGAGGTGATACAGTCGGCCAGTTGGCGCGAGGACGGTTCCGTTTTGGCTACCAGTTGCAAGGATAAGAATGTGCGAATCTTCGATCCCCGTGCCGCTGGTTCACCCATCCAGCTGACTGCTGAGTCGCATCAGAGCATCAAGGATTCGCGGGTAGTGTGGCTGGGCAATCAACACCGCATCCTGACCACTGGCTTCGATGCGGCCCGCCTGCGACAGGTGATCATCCGTGATGTGCGCAACTTCAACACGCCGGAGAAAACTCTCGAACTGGACTGCTCGACGGGCATACTGATGCCCCTCTTCGATCCCGACACCAATATGCTTTTCCTAGCCGGAAAGGGTGACACAACTATTAACTATTTGGAGATTACGGACAAGGATCCGTATTTAATTGAGGGCTTGCGTCATACTGGCGAGCAGACGAAGGGAGCTTGTCTGGTGCCCAAGCGGGCACTTAAAGTCATGGAGGCAGAGGTTAACCGGGTGTTGCAATTGACCTCCAACATGGTCATACCCATCATGTACCAGGTGCCCAGAAAG ACATACCGTGATTTCCACGCCGATTTGTATCCGGAGACCACTGGCTACAAGACAGAACTGGTGGCCGGCGAGTGGCTGAACGGCAGCAACCAGGCGGTGCCCAAGATGAGCCTTGATCCCGCCAAGCGCGAGCATGGTGATGAGCCAATTATT ATTCATCGCGGTAACCTGAGTGATTTTGTTAAGAACCTGGAGAATCAGCGGGCCAAGAGCAACACCACTGGGAAACCCAATCAGCAGGCCAAGCGCAACGATAACGAGCACTTTGTCATGCTAAACAAGGGCAATAACTTTGAGGAGAAGAACGGCAATGACAACAGCAACGAGAGCAACGGAAAGAAGAGCACACCTTCACAGTCCCAGCCAGATGGCGAGTGCAGTGAGCTCATCCGTAAGTTCGAGGCCAAATACAAGGTGGATTCTGAGAAGGAAAAGGCCCATGCCTACGCCCAGTCCCACGAGGATGACAAGGAGTCACCCACCGAGCACGAGCATTCGACCGGCAGCAGCGAGGAGGTCTCCTCCTCCGGTGGACTGGACAACCATTCAGCCAGTGGCAGCCACTCGCCACCGAAGCCCATGCCGCGCACCTCGCGCAACAATTCCCTGCCGGAGGCCAGTGATTCCGCTGGGgaaagcagcagcaccaacacgCCGCGCCCGAGGCCTCGCACCACCGCTGCGTCTGCATACAAG CCACGTTTGGGTCCCAAGCCCTTCTCCAGCACCACAGGTGACGTttcgtttgacaaggtgttcGCCGTGCCCTTGGCACCGGGATCCCACGAGAATATCTCAAACGTGGGACAGGACAGCGGAGTGGAGATGACACCCGCTCAGGGAGCCAAACCGGATCTCATTGTGGAAATCGAAATTAAAA AGAAACACGAAAGGGAACCCGTTGTGTCCGGAAATGGAGTCCAGAAGTCACTGACCACCTCGGAGCGCCGTAAG ATATTTGAGCAAAACTCTGAGTCATCGGAGAACTCGACGGAGGGCGAAGATCGCACGGATGCGGATCTGCGAAGAAACTGCACCTCCAGGAGCAGCTTTGCCGAGCGACGGCGCATATACGAGAATCGTTCCAAGAGTCAGGTGGACGAGAAGCCTCAGTCGCCAGTGCCATT ACGTCGCGAGCACTCCAAAGTGGAGCCACTGAAGCCcaaccaacagcagcagcagggcaATGTGGTCGACACCAAGCGCATCTCTGTGCCAGAGGGCAAATTAATGGAGGAGCATCGCCGCGGAAATGGCGCTGGACTCAAGAAGTCCGCCACTGAGGCGGCTTTTAGCGCTGCCAGCACCAAGCGCACCTCCACCGTCTTCGGAAAGGTGTCCAAGTTCAGGCACTTGAAGGGAACACCCGGTCACAAGTCCACGCACATCGAGAACTTGCGCAATCTAAGTCGCCAGATTCCGGGCGAATGCAATGGCTTCCACGCCAACCAGGAGCGCGTTGCCGTGCCACTTTCGGGGCCCGGCGGCAAGATAGCCATCTTTGAGTTGAGCCGCCCTGGACGGTTGCCCGATGGTGTGATTCCGTCGCTTGTgaacggcagcaacatcatGGACTTCCAGTGGGATCCGTTCGATGCCCAGCGATTGGCTGTGGCCTGCGACGATGGCATTGTAAAGATCTGGCATATTGAAGCCGGTGGATTGAGTGAGCCGACAAACACACCTGCCGGCGAGCTGACCGCTCATCTGGACAAGATTTACTTCATACGCTTCCACCCGCTGGCTGCTGATGTTCTGCTAACTGCCAGCTACGATATGACCATCAAGCTGTGGGATTTGCGCACCATGACCGAGAAATGCTCGCTTTCGGGGCATACAGATCAAATCTTTGACTTCGCCTGGAGTCCCTGCGGCCGATTGGGCGCCACCGTGTGCAAGGATGGCAAGATTAGGGTGTACAACCCAAGGAAATCGGAGACACCCATACGGGAGGGCAATGGACCGGTCGGCACTCGTGGAGCTCGGATCACCTGGGCGTTGGATGGACATTACATCGTTTGCACTGGTTTCGACAA GGTTTCGGAGCGACAGATCAGCGTGTACAATGCACAAAAGTTGTCCGCCCCGTTGAACACTGCCAGTTTGGATGTTTCACCCTCCATACTGATTCCATTCTATGACGAAGATAGCTCCACACTGTTTGTTACGGGCAAGGGTGACTCCACAATCTACTGCTACGAGATCACCGACGAGGAGCCGTACATCTGCCCACTGTCGCACCATCGTTGCACCTCGCTGCACCAGGGCCTCAGTTTCCTCACCAAGAACCACTGCGACGTGGCCAGCGTGGAGTTCTCGAAGGCCTATCGGCTAACCAATACCACAATTGAACCCCTGAGTTTCACAGTACCCCGCATCAAG AGCGAGCTGTTCCAAGACGATCTGTTTCCACCCACACGCATCACCTGGAGCGCCACGCTAAGCTCCGAGGATTGGTTCGCTAGCAATGACAAGGCGGCACCCAAAGTCACCCTCAAACCAGAGGGCATGGAAACTT TATCTTCCATACAGCAAGTGCCAGCGCAGCCCGTCAAGAAGCCAGATCATCCCCAGTTCGGTGGCCAGAAGTCCGAGTACGAGATCAACAAACAGCAGGAG ATCCAGAAATCGGTTAGCGCGCGCATGGAGTTCACCACCAAGCTGGAGCAGGACGACATGGAGGGCGTGGACGAGAACGAGTGGCAGGAGTAG
- the LOC6612205 gene encoding coronin-7 isoform X1 produces the protein MAWRFKASKYKNAAPIVPKAEACVREICVGSYQTYGNNIAASGAFMAFNWEHTGSSVAVLPLDDCGRKSKTMPLLHGHTDTVTDLKFSPFHDGLLATASQDCLVKIWHIPEKGLEQSLSDPEAIFSHKQRRVETVGFHPTADGLMYSTAAGCVALFDLSTQKEIFSNNEHPEVIQSASWREDGSVLATSCKDKNVRIFDPRAAGSPIQLTAESHQSIKDSRVVWLGNQHRILTTGFDAARLRQVIIRDVRNFNTPEKTLELDCSTGILMPLFDPDTNMLFLAGKGDTTINYLEITDKDPYLIEGLRHTGEQTKGACLVPKRALKVMEAEVNRVLQLTSNMVIPIMYQVPRKTYRDFHADLYPETTGYKTELVAGEWLNGSNQAVPKMSLDPAKREHGDEPIIIHRGNLSDFVKNLENQRAKSNTTGKPNQQAKRNDNEHFVMLNKGNNFEEKNGNDNSNESNGKKSTPSQSQPDGECSELIRKFEAKYKVDSEKEKAHAYAQSHEDDKESPTEHEHSTGSSEEVSSSGGLDNHSASGSHSPPKPMPRTSRNNSLPEASDSAGESSSTNTPRPRPRTTAASAYKPRLGPKPFSSTTGDVSFDKVFAVPLAPGSHENISNVGQDSGVEMTPAQGAKPDLIVEIEIKKKHEREPVVSGNGVQKSLTTSERRKSSADDDESSDKIFEQNSESSENSTEGEDRTDADLRRNCTSRSSFAERRRIYENRSKSQVDEKPQSPVPLRREHSKVEPLKPNQQQQQGNVVDTKRISVPEGKLMEEHRRGNGAGLKKSATEAAFSAASTKRTSTVFGKVSKFRHLKGTPGHKSTHIENLRNLSRQIPGECNGFHANQERVAVPLSGPGGKIAIFELSRPGRLPDGVIPSLVNGSNIMDFQWDPFDAQRLAVACDDGIVKIWHIEAGGLSEPTNTPAGELTAHLDKIYFIRFHPLAADVLLTASYDMTIKLWDLRTMTEKCSLSGHTDQIFDFAWSPCGRLGATVCKDGKIRVYNPRKSETPIREGNGPVGTRGARITWALDGHYIVCTGFDKVSERQISVYNAQKLSAPLNTASLDVSPSILIPFYDEDSSTLFVTGKGDSTIYCYEITDEEPYICPLSHHRCTSLHQGLSFLTKNHCDVASVEFSKAYRLTNTTIEPLSFTVPRIKSELFQDDLFPPTRITWSATLSSEDWFASNDKAAPKVTLKPEGMETLSSIQQVPAQPVKKPDHPQFGGQKSEYEINKQQEIQKSVSARMEFTTKLEQDDMEGVDENEWQE, from the exons ATGGCCTGGCGATTCAAGGCTTCCAAGTACAAAAATGCCGCACCCATTGTGCCCAAGGCTGAGGCATGCGTCCGCGAGATCTGCGTGGGCAGCTACCAGACGTACGGTAACAACATCGCCGCCTCCGGTGCCTTCATGGCCTTCAACTGGGAGCACACCGGCTCCAGCGTCGCTGTCCTCCCGCTGGACGACTGCGGCCGGAAGAGCAAGACCATGCCGCTGCTCCATGGGCACACGGACACAGTGACGGACCTCAAGTTCTCCCCGTTTCACGACGGGCTGCTGGCCACCGCCTCGCAGGATTGCCTG GTCAAGATCTGGCACATACCGGAAAAGGGTCTGGAGCAGTCGCTTTCCGATCCGGAGGCCATCTTCTCACACAAGCAGAGACGCGTAGAGACAGTGGGCTTTCATCCAACAGCAGATGGCTTAATGTACTCCACAGCCGCCGGCTGTGTGGCTCTCTTTGATCTCAGCACTCAAAAGGAGATATTCT CGAACAATGAGCACCCCGAGGTGATACAGTCGGCCAGTTGGCGCGAGGACGGTTCCGTTTTGGCTACCAGTTGCAAGGATAAGAATGTGCGAATCTTCGATCCCCGTGCCGCTGGTTCACCCATCCAGCTGACTGCTGAGTCGCATCAGAGCATCAAGGATTCGCGGGTAGTGTGGCTGGGCAATCAACACCGCATCCTGACCACTGGCTTCGATGCGGCCCGCCTGCGACAGGTGATCATCCGTGATGTGCGCAACTTCAACACGCCGGAGAAAACTCTCGAACTGGACTGCTCGACGGGCATACTGATGCCCCTCTTCGATCCCGACACCAATATGCTTTTCCTAGCCGGAAAGGGTGACACAACTATTAACTATTTGGAGATTACGGACAAGGATCCGTATTTAATTGAGGGCTTGCGTCATACTGGCGAGCAGACGAAGGGAGCTTGTCTGGTGCCCAAGCGGGCACTTAAAGTCATGGAGGCAGAGGTTAACCGGGTGTTGCAATTGACCTCCAACATGGTCATACCCATCATGTACCAGGTGCCCAGAAAG ACATACCGTGATTTCCACGCCGATTTGTATCCGGAGACCACTGGCTACAAGACAGAACTGGTGGCCGGCGAGTGGCTGAACGGCAGCAACCAGGCGGTGCCCAAGATGAGCCTTGATCCCGCCAAGCGCGAGCATGGTGATGAGCCAATTATT ATTCATCGCGGTAACCTGAGTGATTTTGTTAAGAACCTGGAGAATCAGCGGGCCAAGAGCAACACCACTGGGAAACCCAATCAGCAGGCCAAGCGCAACGATAACGAGCACTTTGTCATGCTAAACAAGGGCAATAACTTTGAGGAGAAGAACGGCAATGACAACAGCAACGAGAGCAACGGAAAGAAGAGCACACCTTCACAGTCCCAGCCAGATGGCGAGTGCAGTGAGCTCATCCGTAAGTTCGAGGCCAAATACAAGGTGGATTCTGAGAAGGAAAAGGCCCATGCCTACGCCCAGTCCCACGAGGATGACAAGGAGTCACCCACCGAGCACGAGCATTCGACCGGCAGCAGCGAGGAGGTCTCCTCCTCCGGTGGACTGGACAACCATTCAGCCAGTGGCAGCCACTCGCCACCGAAGCCCATGCCGCGCACCTCGCGCAACAATTCCCTGCCGGAGGCCAGTGATTCCGCTGGGgaaagcagcagcaccaacacgCCGCGCCCGAGGCCTCGCACCACCGCTGCGTCTGCATACAAG CCACGTTTGGGTCCCAAGCCCTTCTCCAGCACCACAGGTGACGTttcgtttgacaaggtgttcGCCGTGCCCTTGGCACCGGGATCCCACGAGAATATCTCAAACGTGGGACAGGACAGCGGAGTGGAGATGACACCCGCTCAGGGAGCCAAACCGGATCTCATTGTGGAAATCGAAATTAAAA AGAAACACGAAAGGGAACCCGTTGTGTCCGGAAATGGAGTCCAGAAGTCACTGACCACCTCGGAGCGCCGTAAG TCCTCGGCTGACGATGATGAATCATCCGACAAG ATATTTGAGCAAAACTCTGAGTCATCGGAGAACTCGACGGAGGGCGAAGATCGCACGGATGCGGATCTGCGAAGAAACTGCACCTCCAGGAGCAGCTTTGCCGAGCGACGGCGCATATACGAGAATCGTTCCAAGAGTCAGGTGGACGAGAAGCCTCAGTCGCCAGTGCCATT ACGTCGCGAGCACTCCAAAGTGGAGCCACTGAAGCCcaaccaacagcagcagcagggcaATGTGGTCGACACCAAGCGCATCTCTGTGCCAGAGGGCAAATTAATGGAGGAGCATCGCCGCGGAAATGGCGCTGGACTCAAGAAGTCCGCCACTGAGGCGGCTTTTAGCGCTGCCAGCACCAAGCGCACCTCCACCGTCTTCGGAAAGGTGTCCAAGTTCAGGCACTTGAAGGGAACACCCGGTCACAAGTCCACGCACATCGAGAACTTGCGCAATCTAAGTCGCCAGATTCCGGGCGAATGCAATGGCTTCCACGCCAACCAGGAGCGCGTTGCCGTGCCACTTTCGGGGCCCGGCGGCAAGATAGCCATCTTTGAGTTGAGCCGCCCTGGACGGTTGCCCGATGGTGTGATTCCGTCGCTTGTgaacggcagcaacatcatGGACTTCCAGTGGGATCCGTTCGATGCCCAGCGATTGGCTGTGGCCTGCGACGATGGCATTGTAAAGATCTGGCATATTGAAGCCGGTGGATTGAGTGAGCCGACAAACACACCTGCCGGCGAGCTGACCGCTCATCTGGACAAGATTTACTTCATACGCTTCCACCCGCTGGCTGCTGATGTTCTGCTAACTGCCAGCTACGATATGACCATCAAGCTGTGGGATTTGCGCACCATGACCGAGAAATGCTCGCTTTCGGGGCATACAGATCAAATCTTTGACTTCGCCTGGAGTCCCTGCGGCCGATTGGGCGCCACCGTGTGCAAGGATGGCAAGATTAGGGTGTACAACCCAAGGAAATCGGAGACACCCATACGGGAGGGCAATGGACCGGTCGGCACTCGTGGAGCTCGGATCACCTGGGCGTTGGATGGACATTACATCGTTTGCACTGGTTTCGACAA GGTTTCGGAGCGACAGATCAGCGTGTACAATGCACAAAAGTTGTCCGCCCCGTTGAACACTGCCAGTTTGGATGTTTCACCCTCCATACTGATTCCATTCTATGACGAAGATAGCTCCACACTGTTTGTTACGGGCAAGGGTGACTCCACAATCTACTGCTACGAGATCACCGACGAGGAGCCGTACATCTGCCCACTGTCGCACCATCGTTGCACCTCGCTGCACCAGGGCCTCAGTTTCCTCACCAAGAACCACTGCGACGTGGCCAGCGTGGAGTTCTCGAAGGCCTATCGGCTAACCAATACCACAATTGAACCCCTGAGTTTCACAGTACCCCGCATCAAG AGCGAGCTGTTCCAAGACGATCTGTTTCCACCCACACGCATCACCTGGAGCGCCACGCTAAGCTCCGAGGATTGGTTCGCTAGCAATGACAAGGCGGCACCCAAAGTCACCCTCAAACCAGAGGGCATGGAAACTT TATCTTCCATACAGCAAGTGCCAGCGCAGCCCGTCAAGAAGCCAGATCATCCCCAGTTCGGTGGCCAGAAGTCCGAGTACGAGATCAACAAACAGCAGGAG ATCCAGAAATCGGTTAGCGCGCGCATGGAGTTCACCACCAAGCTGGAGCAGGACGACATGGAGGGCGTGGACGAGAACGAGTGGCAGGAGTAG
- the LOC6612205 gene encoding coronin-7 isoform X3, translating into MAWRFKASKYKNAAPIVPKAEACVREICVGSYQTYGNNIAASGAFMAFNWEHTGSSVAVLPLDDCGRKSKTMPLLHGHTDTVTDLKFSPFHDGLLATASQDCLVKIWHIPEKGLEQSLSDPEAIFSHKQRRVETVGFHPTADGLMYSTAAGCVALFDLSTQKEIFSNNEHPEVIQSASWREDGSVLATSCKDKNVRIFDPRAAGSPIQLTAESHQSIKDSRVVWLGNQHRILTTGFDAARLRQVIIRDVRNFNTPEKTLELDCSTGILMPLFDPDTNMLFLAGKGDTTINYLEITDKDPYLIEGLRHTGEQTKGACLVPKRALKVMEAEVNRVLQLTSNMVIPIMYQVPRKTYRDFHADLYPETTGYKTELVAGEWLNGSNQAVPKMSLDPAKREHGDEPIIPRLGPKPFSSTTGDVSFDKVFAVPLAPGSHENISNVGQDSGVEMTPAQGAKPDLIVEIEIKKKHEREPVVSGNGVQKSLTTSERRKSSADDDESSDKIFEQNSESSENSTEGEDRTDADLRRNCTSRSSFAERRRIYENRSKSQVDEKPQSPVPLRREHSKVEPLKPNQQQQQGNVVDTKRISVPEGKLMEEHRRGNGAGLKKSATEAAFSAASTKRTSTVFGKVSKFRHLKGTPGHKSTHIENLRNLSRQIPGECNGFHANQERVAVPLSGPGGKIAIFELSRPGRLPDGVIPSLVNGSNIMDFQWDPFDAQRLAVACDDGIVKIWHIEAGGLSEPTNTPAGELTAHLDKIYFIRFHPLAADVLLTASYDMTIKLWDLRTMTEKCSLSGHTDQIFDFAWSPCGRLGATVCKDGKIRVYNPRKSETPIREGNGPVGTRGARITWALDGHYIVCTGFDKVSERQISVYNAQKLSAPLNTASLDVSPSILIPFYDEDSSTLFVTGKGDSTIYCYEITDEEPYICPLSHHRCTSLHQGLSFLTKNHCDVASVEFSKAYRLTNTTIEPLSFTVPRIKSELFQDDLFPPTRITWSATLSSEDWFASNDKAAPKVTLKPEGMETLSSIQQVPAQPVKKPDHPQFGGQKSEYEINKQQEIQKSVSARMEFTTKLEQDDMEGVDENEWQE; encoded by the exons ATGGCCTGGCGATTCAAGGCTTCCAAGTACAAAAATGCCGCACCCATTGTGCCCAAGGCTGAGGCATGCGTCCGCGAGATCTGCGTGGGCAGCTACCAGACGTACGGTAACAACATCGCCGCCTCCGGTGCCTTCATGGCCTTCAACTGGGAGCACACCGGCTCCAGCGTCGCTGTCCTCCCGCTGGACGACTGCGGCCGGAAGAGCAAGACCATGCCGCTGCTCCATGGGCACACGGACACAGTGACGGACCTCAAGTTCTCCCCGTTTCACGACGGGCTGCTGGCCACCGCCTCGCAGGATTGCCTG GTCAAGATCTGGCACATACCGGAAAAGGGTCTGGAGCAGTCGCTTTCCGATCCGGAGGCCATCTTCTCACACAAGCAGAGACGCGTAGAGACAGTGGGCTTTCATCCAACAGCAGATGGCTTAATGTACTCCACAGCCGCCGGCTGTGTGGCTCTCTTTGATCTCAGCACTCAAAAGGAGATATTCT CGAACAATGAGCACCCCGAGGTGATACAGTCGGCCAGTTGGCGCGAGGACGGTTCCGTTTTGGCTACCAGTTGCAAGGATAAGAATGTGCGAATCTTCGATCCCCGTGCCGCTGGTTCACCCATCCAGCTGACTGCTGAGTCGCATCAGAGCATCAAGGATTCGCGGGTAGTGTGGCTGGGCAATCAACACCGCATCCTGACCACTGGCTTCGATGCGGCCCGCCTGCGACAGGTGATCATCCGTGATGTGCGCAACTTCAACACGCCGGAGAAAACTCTCGAACTGGACTGCTCGACGGGCATACTGATGCCCCTCTTCGATCCCGACACCAATATGCTTTTCCTAGCCGGAAAGGGTGACACAACTATTAACTATTTGGAGATTACGGACAAGGATCCGTATTTAATTGAGGGCTTGCGTCATACTGGCGAGCAGACGAAGGGAGCTTGTCTGGTGCCCAAGCGGGCACTTAAAGTCATGGAGGCAGAGGTTAACCGGGTGTTGCAATTGACCTCCAACATGGTCATACCCATCATGTACCAGGTGCCCAGAAAG ACATACCGTGATTTCCACGCCGATTTGTATCCGGAGACCACTGGCTACAAGACAGAACTGGTGGCCGGCGAGTGGCTGAACGGCAGCAACCAGGCGGTGCCCAAGATGAGCCTTGATCCCGCCAAGCGCGAGCATGGTGATGAGCCAATTATT CCACGTTTGGGTCCCAAGCCCTTCTCCAGCACCACAGGTGACGTttcgtttgacaaggtgttcGCCGTGCCCTTGGCACCGGGATCCCACGAGAATATCTCAAACGTGGGACAGGACAGCGGAGTGGAGATGACACCCGCTCAGGGAGCCAAACCGGATCTCATTGTGGAAATCGAAATTAAAA AGAAACACGAAAGGGAACCCGTTGTGTCCGGAAATGGAGTCCAGAAGTCACTGACCACCTCGGAGCGCCGTAAG TCCTCGGCTGACGATGATGAATCATCCGACAAG ATATTTGAGCAAAACTCTGAGTCATCGGAGAACTCGACGGAGGGCGAAGATCGCACGGATGCGGATCTGCGAAGAAACTGCACCTCCAGGAGCAGCTTTGCCGAGCGACGGCGCATATACGAGAATCGTTCCAAGAGTCAGGTGGACGAGAAGCCTCAGTCGCCAGTGCCATT ACGTCGCGAGCACTCCAAAGTGGAGCCACTGAAGCCcaaccaacagcagcagcagggcaATGTGGTCGACACCAAGCGCATCTCTGTGCCAGAGGGCAAATTAATGGAGGAGCATCGCCGCGGAAATGGCGCTGGACTCAAGAAGTCCGCCACTGAGGCGGCTTTTAGCGCTGCCAGCACCAAGCGCACCTCCACCGTCTTCGGAAAGGTGTCCAAGTTCAGGCACTTGAAGGGAACACCCGGTCACAAGTCCACGCACATCGAGAACTTGCGCAATCTAAGTCGCCAGATTCCGGGCGAATGCAATGGCTTCCACGCCAACCAGGAGCGCGTTGCCGTGCCACTTTCGGGGCCCGGCGGCAAGATAGCCATCTTTGAGTTGAGCCGCCCTGGACGGTTGCCCGATGGTGTGATTCCGTCGCTTGTgaacggcagcaacatcatGGACTTCCAGTGGGATCCGTTCGATGCCCAGCGATTGGCTGTGGCCTGCGACGATGGCATTGTAAAGATCTGGCATATTGAAGCCGGTGGATTGAGTGAGCCGACAAACACACCTGCCGGCGAGCTGACCGCTCATCTGGACAAGATTTACTTCATACGCTTCCACCCGCTGGCTGCTGATGTTCTGCTAACTGCCAGCTACGATATGACCATCAAGCTGTGGGATTTGCGCACCATGACCGAGAAATGCTCGCTTTCGGGGCATACAGATCAAATCTTTGACTTCGCCTGGAGTCCCTGCGGCCGATTGGGCGCCACCGTGTGCAAGGATGGCAAGATTAGGGTGTACAACCCAAGGAAATCGGAGACACCCATACGGGAGGGCAATGGACCGGTCGGCACTCGTGGAGCTCGGATCACCTGGGCGTTGGATGGACATTACATCGTTTGCACTGGTTTCGACAA GGTTTCGGAGCGACAGATCAGCGTGTACAATGCACAAAAGTTGTCCGCCCCGTTGAACACTGCCAGTTTGGATGTTTCACCCTCCATACTGATTCCATTCTATGACGAAGATAGCTCCACACTGTTTGTTACGGGCAAGGGTGACTCCACAATCTACTGCTACGAGATCACCGACGAGGAGCCGTACATCTGCCCACTGTCGCACCATCGTTGCACCTCGCTGCACCAGGGCCTCAGTTTCCTCACCAAGAACCACTGCGACGTGGCCAGCGTGGAGTTCTCGAAGGCCTATCGGCTAACCAATACCACAATTGAACCCCTGAGTTTCACAGTACCCCGCATCAAG AGCGAGCTGTTCCAAGACGATCTGTTTCCACCCACACGCATCACCTGGAGCGCCACGCTAAGCTCCGAGGATTGGTTCGCTAGCAATGACAAGGCGGCACCCAAAGTCACCCTCAAACCAGAGGGCATGGAAACTT TATCTTCCATACAGCAAGTGCCAGCGCAGCCCGTCAAGAAGCCAGATCATCCCCAGTTCGGTGGCCAGAAGTCCGAGTACGAGATCAACAAACAGCAGGAG ATCCAGAAATCGGTTAGCGCGCGCATGGAGTTCACCACCAAGCTGGAGCAGGACGACATGGAGGGCGTGGACGAGAACGAGTGGCAGGAGTAG